Part of the Anopheles coluzzii chromosome 3, AcolN3, whole genome shotgun sequence genome is shown below.
ATACGGAGTATCGGACACATTGATCTCGAACCCACCGACGATACGATGGCCGCTACTGTGCGGCGAACGGGGCTGAACCAGCGGATGGCGTCGTGATGGTTGTGCCCGTGCACATGCCACCACCGCGATCAGAACAGTCAGAAGGATTGCGATCTTGTTGGACATCGTGTCTAATACTCGTATGGCTGTTGGAGAGGTAAAGTGCTCTATATATATGCAATGTGAACCTTAGATCGACTTAGACAGGATTAATTGATAGAACTAACAATTATGATTCGGACGGCGTAATTGATGCGGTAGTTTAATCTCAAGAAGGCAGAATTGGAATATAATTCAAAACATATCAGCACCTCTTCTATAGAATAAAAGCGTCAACGAAATCCTCGTGCTTTCTCTATCAAGTACGCTTTCCACGTCATGACTCTCAACCTCTCAACTAGATCATATCTGAAGTGATCAGGGATTTTCGAGCACGAGCGAGTAATTTTACAAACTAGCCACTATGAAGTGGAAGATTTCCACTAGCTCAAGCACCCTCAGCCAAACATAATAGTAAACAATTTTATAGCGTACTACACACGTTGTAGTATCGAAGATTTACAACTCTGACGTAGCACAACGTGCGATCAACAGCTGACAATACTATCAATTAATCTTCTCTAATCATATATAAACCGGAGCATTACTTTCGATGGATCATACGAGTATCTGATAGACGATGATATCGAACAAGATTGCAATCCTCCTGGCAGTGCTGGTTGTGGCGGTGGCTTGTGCACAAGCACGAGTCGCACAACAACATCGGTCCGTTCAAGCCCTGCCAAGATTCCTACCGCGACCCAAGTATGATGTTGGCCATCGTATTGTCGGTGGATTCGAGATCGACGTGTCTGAAACTCCGTATCAGGTGTCGCTGCAGTACTTCAACAGCCATCGGTGCGGTGGATCTGTGCTGAACAGTAAATGGGTCCTGACTGCCGCTCACTGCACAGTGAACCTGCAGCCTAGCAGCCTTGCAGTACGGATAGGATCATCGCGACACGCGTCTGGAGGAACCGTTGTGCGAGTTGCCCGTGTACTCGAGCATCCGAACTACGATGATAGCACTATCGACTACGATTTCTCCCTGATGGAACTGGAGTCCGAGCTTACCTTCAGCGATGTAGTTCAGCCTGTCAGTCTTCCAGATCAGGATGAAGCGGTGGAGGATGGAACCATGACGATCGTGTCTGGCTGGGGCAACACCCAGAGTGCTGCCGAGTCTAACGCTATTCTACGTGCGGCTAACGTACCGACTGTCAATCAGAAGGAATGTACCATCGCCTACAGTTCGTCGGGAGGAATCACTGATCGTATGCTGTGCGCCGGATACAAGCGCGGTGGAAAGGACGCTTGCCAGGGAGACTCCGGTGGTCCGCTCGTTGTCGATGGCAAACTGGTCGGTGTTGTTTCGTGGGGCTTTGGCTGTGCTATGCCCGGATACCCGGGAGTGTACGCGCGCGTGGCTGTCGTCCGCGATTGGGTTCGTGAGAACAGTGGAGCCTAAATCGTACACCGAACGTAGACGGGTTTCGCATTACTAGACTGGACAGAAATAAAGTATTACAACTTGTAAAATTGAAATGATATATTTTGGTGTGTTAACATGACCCGTGAGAGCAATTGTTGGAGATTTAAATACATCCGAAAAAGTCCCATAATTTAAAGTCATACTTACATACCTATTTTTCCACAACAACTTTGTGTGGTCTTGTTCTGCTCCAGGAGTGTTAGAAATCGCTCATGGTCTCGCGTCATCGTCAACAAATCTGTTATCCCGGTTTTAATGATGGAAAttcctccacgccatcttgtcATCTCAACTTGGGTTTATCACGTCATTATCCTTCTGGCCTTATGGACGACTTTAAAGGATTGCACGCATTTGGGTCGTCCGGCTCCACGCGTATAACATGCAATCGCTTAAACATGCCATTATACACTCTGATTCTTCGAACAATATAGGGTAATTTAAAAAGGTATGACTTTAATTTAATCATGAGTCAGATGCTATCACAATTAATAGTTCATAATCTATATACAAGATCATAAGCCTTGTATGGAGTGTCCCCCGTAGCGAGGGACTATCCGACTGCGTGGTACtaaataagtctcgaaagcctgtataggtcGTTATGCCagaaaggagaagaagatCCTAAAAC
Proteins encoded:
- the LOC120959373 gene encoding trypsin-3 — protein: MISNKIAILLAVLVVAVACAQARVAQQHRSVQALPRFLPRPKYDVGHRIVGGFEIDVSETPYQVSLQYFNSHRCGGSVLNSKWVLTAAHCTVNLQPSSLAVRIGSSRHASGGTVVRVARVLEHPNYDDSTIDYDFSLMELESELTFSDVVQPVSLPDQDEAVEDGTMTIVSGWGNTQSAAESNAILRAANVPTVNQKECTIAYSSSGGITDRMLCAGYKRGGKDACQGDSGGPLVVDGKLVGVVSWGFGCAMPGYPGVYARVAVVRDWVRENSGA